One genomic region from Sphingobacterium multivorum encodes:
- a CDS encoding helix-turn-helix domain-containing protein, which produces MEDNTIFKISNKIREIRKEKGITIQEVADRAGVSKGLISQIENNRTIPSLLVLINIINALNIDLNEFFKDFNSELDSGPVVVRKKDTYSPFEKESAIGFHYKRIFTTAMDSSTMDIVLLELLPDAERPMVETEAYEYKYIISGQVEYIFNDQKISLAEGDSIFFNGRLSHTPRNVGNGKAVMLIVYFFENKK; this is translated from the coding sequence ATGGAAGATAATACGATATTCAAGATTAGTAATAAGATTAGGGAAATCCGAAAAGAAAAAGGAATTACGATACAGGAAGTTGCGGATAGAGCGGGGGTAAGCAAGGGACTTATTTCGCAAATTGAAAATAACAGAACAATACCTTCCTTACTCGTATTGATTAATATCATCAATGCACTGAATATTGATCTTAACGAGTTTTTTAAAGATTTTAATTCTGAATTGGATTCAGGCCCTGTGGTCGTTCGGAAAAAAGATACGTATAGTCCGTTTGAAAAAGAGTCGGCGATAGGTTTTCATTATAAACGGATTTTTACAACTGCGATGGATAGTTCGACCATGGATATTGTTCTTTTGGAGTTGCTTCCAGATGCAGAACGCCCCATGGTGGAGACCGAAGCCTATGAATATAAATATATCATTAGCGGACAGGTGGAGTATATCTTCAATGATCAAAAAATTAGCTTAGCGGAGGGCGATTCGATTTTCTTTAATGGACGACTATCACATACACCGCGCAATGTTGGAAATGGAAAGGCCGTCATGCTAATTGTATACTTTTTTGAAAATAAGAAATAG